In Juglans microcarpa x Juglans regia isolate MS1-56 chromosome 4S, Jm3101_v1.0, whole genome shotgun sequence, a single window of DNA contains:
- the LOC121262021 gene encoding putative UPF0481 protein At3g02645: MEPPKVTHDHEWVIHISRALEEALEEDDETVPTSIFSVPKTLMSIKPETYTPQLVALGPYHHQRLELLEMEHSKLASAMRVQKHIKEIKFRELVNRIAESDCIIRACYHRFLVFDPETLAWIFAIDAAFILECLQTYSSITNRGSLLRISSKMAQLIDYARKKTTHDHAILRDIIMLENQIPLFLLKEVHHAFYYYEDRDEVLADMLLGFCKDLSPIKYVNDQQNFREECFARAHLLDLLYYMVIAPTLQLSTDCEQEKPEDDKEIGWSRKAWKLILKSLWYIYFTPLLLLSRIFKSKVVTLILTIPFTIISTFANRGSKSATAITYLISTAENVAENLEIPSSLDDGKDESPLIEEIAIPSVTELHKIGVKFRPAKGGLRSIKFDKSSGSFYLPVIHLDDNSEVVLRNLVAYEACITPEVMAFTRYTELMNGIIDTEEDVRILRNAGIILNRLKSDVEVATLWNGMTKSVRVTKVPVLDKAIEGANTYYSKSWKIIKVPICAMSDPGQFGSFDQENEK, from the exons ATGGAACCACCAAAAGTTACCCATGACCATGAATGGGTCATACATATAAGTAGAGCCCTAGAAGAAGCCCTCGAAGAGGACGATGAAACAGTTCCCACTAGCATTTTCAGCGTACCCAAAACCCTAATGTCTATCAAACCAGAAACATACACGCCACAGCTTGTAGCCCTCGGCCCATACCACCACCAGCGGCTTGAACTCTTGGAAATGGAGCACTCCAAGCTTGCTTCAGCTATGAGAGTGCAAAAGCACATCAAAGAAATCAAATTTCGTGAATTGGTGAACCGCATTGCGGAAAGTGATTGCATCATTCGAGCTTGCTACCATCGATTCTTGGTGTTTGACCCAGAAACACTCGCATGGATATTTGCCATTGATGCTGCCTTCATATTGGAGTGCCTCCAAACCTATTCTTCCATAACAAACCGAGGCTCACTTTTGCGAATATCTTCTAAAATGGCCCAGTTGATCGACTACGCTAGGAAGAAAACCACACATGACCATGCAATACTCAGGGATATCATCATGCTGGAAAATCAGATCCCTCTCTTTTTGCTTAAAGAAGTCCACCACGCATTTTATTATTACGAAGATCGTGACGAAGTATTAGCCGATATGTTGTTGGGTTTTTGCAAAGATCTATCACCCATCAAGTACGTTAATGATCAACAAAATTTCAGGGAAGAATGTTTCGCGAGAGCCCATTTGCTAGATCTTCTATACTACATGGTAATTGCACCAACCTTGCAACTTTCAACTGATTGTGAGCAGGAAAAGCCAGAAGATGATAAAGAGATTGGTTGGTCTAGAAAAGCCTGGAAATTAATCTTGAAATCGCTATGGTATATTTATTTTACCCCGCTCCTCCTTCTTAGCAGAATTTTCAAGTCGAAAGTAGTCACACTCATACTCACAATACCATTCACAATAATCTCGACTTTTGCAAATCGAGGAAGCAAGAGTGCTACTGCTATAACCTATCTAATATCGACTGCAGAGAACGTGGCTGAGAATTTGGAAATCCCATCTAGTCTTGACGACGGGAAAGACGAAAGTCCTTTAATCGAAGAGATTGCAATCCCAAGTGTGACTGAGCTTCATAAAATTGGTGTAAAATTTCGTCCAGCAAAGGGTGGATTGAGAAGCATAAAATTTGACAAGTCTTCTGGCTCATTTTACCTTCCAGTTATTCACTTAGATGATAACTCCGAGGTGGTGCTAAGGAACCTCGTGGCCTACGAGGCATGTATTACCCCTGAGGTGATGGCTTTTACACGTTATACAGAGTTGATGAATGGAATAATTGATACAGAGGAGGATGTGAGGATTCTTCGTAACGCAGGGATCATCTTGAACCGTCTCAAAAGTGATGTAGAAGTGGCAACACTTTGGAATGGGATGACGAAATCTGTGAGGGTAACGAAAGTTCCAGTTCTTGACAAGGCCATTGAAGGCGCGAATACTTACTATTCGAAGAGTTGGAAA ATCATCAAGGTTCCAATTTGTGCAATGTCTGACCCGGGGCAATTTGGGTCTTTTGATCAGGAGAACGAGAAGTGA